The Fodinibius saliphilus genomic interval TGCTCTTATGATTATACAACGATTTATCGTAGATCGCTGGTTTGGTTGGAATCCTCTTTTTGGATTGCTACATCCCATTGCAGTTGGATGGTTTCAAGCACTGGGTATAAAGGTGCTCGCCGATTACTTAAAAAACAAACCTACTCAATGGAAGGGACGTGATCTTTGACCTTTGTCTACACCTAAAATTGATACAACTTCCTGTTTATTTTTACCATCAAAGTATCCATATTAGGGATAGATGAAGAAAGCGATAGACAAATATTTACGCTATTTAAATATCGAGCGAAACGCCTCGTCGCATACCATCACTTCGTATGAAAATGATTTAACCCAATTTCTCAGTTTTTGTAGCGCTCATTTTGAACTCCCCCCCGAACAGTTAAGACCGGAACAAATTGAAAGAATTACAATACGTTTATGGTTGGGAGAGCTCTCGGAACGAGGCTTGGCAAAAAGCTCTATTGCACGCAAAGTGGCTGCAATCAGATCATTTTTCAAATACTGCTTTAAACGTGGAATAGTAGTGCAAAATCCGGCTCACCTGCTAGTGGTACCCAAAAAAGATACGCCCTTACCTAAAACGGTTAGTCCCGAAGATATTTCTCGAATGATGGAATTGGCTGAAGGCGATTCTCCTCGCTCAACTCAAAACCGGGCTTTATTGGAACTGCTTTATGGAACTGGACTTCGCCTTAGCGAGTTGATAAATATTGATGTAAAAGATATTAATTTGAAGTTGAACCAACTTAAGGTTTTGGGCAAGGGCGCCAAACAGCGAATTGTCCCTTTTGGTAAGCAAGCTAAAAAGTGGCTAATAAATCATCTCGATACCAAAGCTGAACTTTATGGTGAACGTACCGATGAAGATGCACGGCAGGCAGTATTTATTGCAGCAAGCGGTCAACGGATTTATGCCCGGGCGGTACAACGTATTGTTAAAGATTTTCTACAGCGGGCTAGTGAAGTAACCCAAAAAAGTCCCCATGTACTGCGCCACAGTTTTGCCACACATCTGCTCGACCAAGGCGCAGATATACGTATTATTAAAGAGCTATTAGGACACGCTAATTTAGCAGCAACACAAGTTTACACACATACTTCAGTTGAAAGACTGAAAAACGTTTATAAACAGGCTCATCCGCGAGCCGAAAATCAAAGTTAATTTAGGAGGTTCTTATGAAAACAACATTCACAGCCAGACATTTTGATCCAAGTGCTGACCTA includes:
- a CDS encoding tyrosine recombinase XerC; its protein translation is MKKAIDKYLRYLNIERNASSHTITSYENDLTQFLSFCSAHFELPPEQLRPEQIERITIRLWLGELSERGLAKSSIARKVAAIRSFFKYCFKRGIVVQNPAHLLVVPKKDTPLPKTVSPEDISRMMELAEGDSPRSTQNRALLELLYGTGLRLSELINIDVKDINLKLNQLKVLGKGAKQRIVPFGKQAKKWLINHLDTKAELYGERTDEDARQAVFIAASGQRIYARAVQRIVKDFLQRASEVTQKSPHVLRHSFATHLLDQGADIRIIKELLGHANLAATQVYTHTSVERLKNVYKQAHPRAENQS